The sequence GCTGCTGCTCGGCATCGCGCTGACCGAACCGGTCGCCGTGGCGGTGACCGATTGGCTGCGGGCGGCCGGCTTCCTGGTCGACGCGGTTCGGCCCGCCGTGATTCGGGTCGCACCGCCCCTGGTGCTCACCGGGGCTCAGGCCGACGCCTTCGTCGACGCGCTCGCGCGGGCATTGGTTGCCGGCCCGGGGCCGAGGCCACCGGCCCGGCTGCTGGTGCACGAGGCGGCCTGAGCAGCAGCCTGGGGAGCAGACCTGCACTCCGGACCGATGGCTGGAGACACCGACGGGCGGCGTACTCCGACGGTGGTGTCGGCGTACGCCGCCCGGGTGGGGGAGGGCGGCAGGTGGGAGCACCTCGGCCTGGCCACCCCGGGTTGGTCATGGCAGGCGGTCCCTACAGGCTGCGGGCGGCGATGTCACCGTAGGCGGTGGTCGCGTGGATGGTCAGACCGGCGGCGGCACCGTCGGTGTTCCTGAGCTCGTTGCGGACGCGGCCGTACGTGGTGCCGGCGTCCAGGGTCGCCGAGGCGTCCCGGGCGGCGCCGATCGTGATGTTGCCCTGCTCGGTGCGCAGGGTGACGGTGCCGGTGACGGCTTCGGTGACGGTCAGGTTGCCCCGCTGGGTGCTGATCTGCGCGGCGCCGCCCAGGCGGCCGACGGTGATGTCACCCGACTGCAGGGTCAGGCGGGCCTGCGCGGTCTCGTCGAGCTTGACCGCGCCGTCCGCGCCGTCGAAGGTGACGTCGCCGAGGCGGCCGACGCCCCGGAACTCGACGCTGGCCGCCTCCGCCTCGACCCGTGAGCCGGCGGGCAGCTGCACCGTCACCTCGACGGATCCGGACGAGCCGAGGACCCGCCGCGCCGGCTCCGCCGCCTGCAGGCGCAGGACGCCGTCGTCGTAGGTGACCTCGATGCGTTCGGCCGCCGTCACGTCGCGGGACTTGGTGGCGTCGGTGGGAAGGATCTCGACGGTCGTGTCGGTGCGGTCGGCGGCGATGATCTGGATACGTCCCGCGGGGATGTCGAGCACGGCCGAGATCGCGGCGGGGGTGTCGAACCTCTGCATCATGACTCCCTCTTGATTGATGTTTCCTATGTTGGAAACACTACGTTGCCTTCACCAAACCGGCAACAGATGGGTTGCACTTCAATGGTAAAACGGCAGGTCAAGAGCCATACTTCGTTGCAATGGGCCGCCGTTCAATGCAACACGTCTGGGATGAACGTTGCAATGAAGGGGAAGTGAACGCTATGCTGGAGGCCGTCACGGATTCATGAAAGGAGGCGGCGATGCCGGGAGGCAGGCTCACGCAACCCGAGCGCCAACAGATCGCCCTCGGGTTGGCCGACGGTCTCGCCTACGCGGCGATCGCCCGACGCCTCGACCGCCCGACCTCGACGGTCACCCGCGAGGTGATGCGCAACGGCGGCCCCACCGCCTACCGCGCCGACCTCGCTCATCACGCCACCGAGCGCCGCATCCGGCGCCGTAGAAAGGCCACACCCGGGCGTGCCGACACACCCCCCCAGGCGCACGGTCGTGACGCCGAGGCCGTGCAGGAGTACGAGGAGACCTTCGCCACGGTCTTCATGCAGTCGGGCCTGCCCAAGATGACGGCCCGGACACTGGCCTGCCTCTACACGACCGACACCGGCAGCCTCAGCGCCTCGGAACTGGTCGGGCGCCTGCGGGTCAGTCCGGCGTCGGTCTCCAAGGCGGTCGCCTTTCTGGAGAGCCAGGGCCTGGTCCGTCGGGAACGCGACGAACGACGTCGCGAACGCTACGTCGTCGACGACGACGTGCTGTACGAATCGGTGATGGCCAGCGCCCGAGCCACCGCCCATCTCGGCGAGATCGCCCGGCAGGGTGTGGGTGTCCTCGGCCGCGGCACACCGGCCGCCACCCGCCTGGAGAACATCGCTCGCTTCGTCGACTTCGTCTCCGAGAGCATCGCCCGAGCCGCAGATCAGGCCCGCGAAGTCCTGCACACGAAACTTGAGACCACCCGGGACGACGCCGGCTGAGCATCGCGGACCTCCCGCCCATCCGGCGTTGGGTGGCCCGTGCTCAACTCGCACGGCGCACCCCGGGGCCTCAGCCGGGTGCGCTCGGCACCGGCACCAGCCGGCGCTCGATCTCGGACACGACCGCGTCGCGGTGGGTGGCCACGAAGAAGTGGCGGCCCGGAAAGGTCAAACACTCGAAGCGGCCGAGGGTGTGACCCTTCCACGCGGCCGCTTCGGCGGCGCTGACCACCGGGTCGTCGCGGCCGCTGAGCACCGTGATCGGGCAGCGCAGCGGCGGGCCTGTGGTGACCGGGTAGGTCTCTACGGCACGGTAGTCGGTACGCAGCGCGGGTAGCGCCATGTTGCGCACGTCGGGATCGTTGAGCGCGTCGGCGACGCCGGCGTCACCGTCGAGTTCCTGCACGTGGGCGACCAGCCGGTTGTCGCTGAGCCGATGGACGGCCTCCGTCCGGCTCGTCGACGGGGCCCGCCGGCCGGAGGCGAACAGGTGCGTCAGCGGGTGGCCTGCCTGTTCCAGGAGCAGCGCGGTCTCATAGCCCACGAGCGCGCCCATGCTGTGCCCGAACAGCGCGACCGGTCGCCGGCCGAAGGCGGCCACCTGCTCGGCCACCGCCGCGGCAAGGGCCGCCACGCTGCCGACCTGCGGCTCGTCGTGGCGGTCCTGGCGACCCGGGTACTGCACGGCTACGACGTCGACCGAGCTGGACAGTGCCGCCGAGAACGGGTAGAAGAAGCTGGCCGAGCCGCCCGCGTGTGCCAGACAGACGAGGGTGACGCCGGCTTCCGGACCGCGGTGGTATCGCCGGACCCAGCGCGGATCGGGACCGTTCATGCCGAGCACCCGGCCGACGGCCGGAACCGGTTGATCGCCGTCAGATGCCGCTCCCTCAGGCCAGGGTCCTCGACACCGCCGCCCTCGGCCGGTGCCAGGCAGAGCACGCCGACTTTGCCCTGGTGCCGGTTGCGGTGCAGGTCGTCGACGGCCTGGCCGACGTCGGCGAGCGGGTAGGCGACGGACAACGTCGGGTGGATGCGGCCCCGCGTGACGAGCCGGTTGGCCTGCCAGGCCTCGCGGTAGTTGGCGAAGTGCGTCCCAACGATGCGCTTGAGATTCATCCACAGGTGGCGGTTGTCGAACTGGTGCTCGTAGCCACTGGTCGAGGCGCAGGTGACGACCGTGCCCCCGCGGCGGGCGACATAGACGGAGGCGCCGAACGTCTCGCGCCCAGGGTGCTCGAAGACGATGTCGGCGTCCTCTCCTCCGGTGAGCTCGCGGATGCGCTGGCCGAACCGGCGCCACTCGCGCGGATCCTGGGTGGTCTCGTCGCGCCAGAAGCGGTAGGCCTCGGCCTCTCGGTCGATGACCGCCTCCGCGCCCATGCGCCGGCACACCTCGGCCTTTTCGGCGCTGGAGACCACGCAGATCGGAGTGGCACCGCCGCACAGCGCGTACTGCACGGCGAACGAGCCGAGCCCGCCGGCCGCGCCCCAGATCAGCACGTTGTCGCCGAGGCGCATGCCCGCACCGTGTGGCGACACCAACTGCCGGTAGACGGTCGAGTTGACCAGCCCCGGCGACGCGGCCTCCTCCCACGTCAGGTGCGTCGCCTTCGGCATGAGCTGGTTCGCCTTCACCAGCGCCAGGTCCGCGAGCCCGCCGAAGTTCGTCTCGTACCCCCAGATGCGCTGTTCGGGGTCCAGCATGCTGTCGTCGTGACCGTCCGGGTGCTGCAGCTCCACCGACAGGCAGTGCGCGACCACGCGGTCGCCCGGGTGCCAGCGCTGCACGCCCGACCCCGTGCGCAGGACGATGCCGGCCAGGTCGGAGCCGATGACGTGGTACGGCTGGGCGTGCCGGGCAGCGACATCCCCGGTGCGGGCGTAGCGGCGCAGAAAACCGAACGTCGGTACCGGTGCGAACAGTGCGCTCCACACGGTGTTGTAGTTGACGGCACTCGCCATCACGGCGATCAGCGCCTCGCCGGGCCCTGGCTCCGGGGTCGGCACGTCTCGCAGGTGCAGGGCCTTGGCCGGTTCACGCTCGGCGATCGGGATGTCGTCGAACATGTGCTGGTCCTCTTCGAGCAGCACGGCCCCTCGGTAGTACTCCGGCACCGGTAGGGCGGCGACCGCCGCGGCGTCGGGCGCGGCGACGACAGCCTCGGCGAAGTTCGCGTTCATCGGGTACCTCCTGGGACGGCAGCGGTGCCGGCCATCGCCGGCTGCCGTTCCCGGGCGCGGGGAATCTCGCTCAGGAAGCCGGTGCCCGTCTTGCGGCCCAGCCGCCCCGCGGC is a genomic window of Micromonospora tarapacensis containing:
- a CDS encoding helix-turn-helix domain-containing protein, with product MPGGRLTQPERQQIALGLADGLAYAAIARRLDRPTSTVTREVMRNGGPTAYRADLAHHATERRIRRRRKATPGRADTPPQAHGRDAEAVQEYEETFATVFMQSGLPKMTARTLACLYTTDTGSLSASELVGRLRVSPASVSKAVAFLESQGLVRRERDERRRERYVVDDDVLYESVMASARATAHLGEIARQGVGVLGRGTPAATRLENIARFVDFVSESIARAADQAREVLHTKLETTRDDAG
- a CDS encoding thioesterase II family protein, producing the protein MNGPDPRWVRRYHRGPEAGVTLVCLAHAGGSASFFYPFSAALSSSVDVVAVQYPGRQDRHDEPQVGSVAALAAAVAEQVAAFGRRPVALFGHSMGALVGYETALLLEQAGHPLTHLFASGRRAPSTSRTEAVHRLSDNRLVAHVQELDGDAGVADALNDPDVRNMALPALRTDYRAVETYPVTTGPPLRCPITVLSGRDDPVVSAAEAAAWKGHTLGRFECLTFPGRHFFVATHRDAVVSEIERRLVPVPSAPG
- a CDS encoding DUF4097 family beta strand repeat-containing protein, encoding MQRFDTPAAISAVLDIPAGRIQIIAADRTDTTVEILPTDATKSRDVTAAERIEVTYDDGVLRLQAAEPARRVLGSSGSVEVTVQLPAGSRVEAEAASVEFRGVGRLGDVTFDGADGAVKLDETAQARLTLQSGDITVGRLGGAAQISTQRGNLTVTEAVTGTVTLRTEQGNITIGAARDASATLDAGTTYGRVRNELRNTDGAAAGLTIHATTAYGDIAARSL
- the ccrA gene encoding crotonyl-CoA carboxylase/reductase — protein: MNANFAEAVVAAPDAAAVAALPVPEYYRGAVLLEEDQHMFDDIPIAEREPAKALHLRDVPTPEPGPGEALIAVMASAVNYNTVWSALFAPVPTFGFLRRYARTGDVAARHAQPYHVIGSDLAGIVLRTGSGVQRWHPGDRVVAHCLSVELQHPDGHDDSMLDPEQRIWGYETNFGGLADLALVKANQLMPKATHLTWEEAASPGLVNSTVYRQLVSPHGAGMRLGDNVLIWGAAGGLGSFAVQYALCGGATPICVVSSAEKAEVCRRMGAEAVIDREAEAYRFWRDETTQDPREWRRFGQRIRELTGGEDADIVFEHPGRETFGASVYVARRGGTVVTCASTSGYEHQFDNRHLWMNLKRIVGTHFANYREAWQANRLVTRGRIHPTLSVAYPLADVGQAVDDLHRNRHQGKVGVLCLAPAEGGGVEDPGLRERHLTAINRFRPSAGCSA